One window of the Labilibaculum sp. genome contains the following:
- a CDS encoding sulfatase-like hydrolase/transferase codes for MHAIWPVMLAACTTGINTNSTNLQKKPNVIVIVTDDQGYGQLNFDSDSYSHNQLAKTTVTQRYRANVEKVYQAAQTAMPYTSQLASEGVKFTNAFVASTTSAPSRAALLTGKYTQRFGIYNNYDAEAGVNPEEKFLSETFQGNGYNTAMIGKWHLGELTIDSLVEKTRDYHRDCIYGCVKDQHPLNKGFDYYFGFNYHGSNYYNAASLFRNYEHVKSQGYITDEFTDEALSYIDKNQENPFFIYLAYNAPHIPLEERAPRKYQRFNTGNPEVDNYYAALAAVDDGVGKIVAKLKELKIDDNTMILFVSDNGAVVDSPLPLNGAFKGNKGLMFQGGIHVPMFVWYPGKHKTGLVVRENVSAMDLLPTALAEAGIEFPENLDGINLSAIISGEKHADNSRQLFWAGTQAYHWSDMNLNFWNEYTDYVMGSKVQTQFPKSNYKENVSDPAGTVLEGDYMMHYYPVDNTFELYNIHTDPEEESNVASQFPEKVKAMKVAFDKWILKMEKPVVWDLSTWEKLLPKSAL; via the coding sequence ATGCATGCAATATGGCCTGTAATGTTAGCCGCTTGTACAACAGGAATTAACACAAATAGTACCAATTTGCAGAAAAAACCCAATGTGATTGTAATTGTGACTGATGATCAGGGATACGGTCAGTTGAATTTTGATTCAGATTCATACAGTCATAATCAGCTGGCAAAAACAACTGTTACCCAAAGGTACAGGGCAAATGTTGAGAAAGTTTATCAAGCGGCTCAAACAGCAATGCCTTATACATCTCAGCTTGCCAGCGAAGGGGTGAAATTTACCAATGCCTTTGTGGCCTCTACAACCAGTGCTCCGTCCAGAGCTGCTTTACTAACAGGAAAATATACACAGCGATTCGGTATTTATAATAATTACGATGCAGAAGCCGGGGTAAATCCGGAAGAAAAATTTCTTTCTGAAACTTTTCAGGGCAATGGCTACAATACTGCTATGATCGGGAAGTGGCATTTGGGAGAGTTAACAATCGATTCTTTGGTTGAAAAAACGAGAGACTACCACCGCGATTGTATTTATGGCTGTGTAAAGGATCAGCATCCGTTAAACAAAGGCTTCGATTACTATTTCGGATTTAATTATCACGGAAGCAATTACTACAATGCTGCAAGTTTGTTTAGAAATTATGAACACGTTAAATCACAAGGATATATAACCGATGAGTTTACCGATGAGGCTTTATCTTATATTGATAAGAATCAGGAGAACCCGTTTTTTATCTATCTGGCGTACAACGCACCTCACATTCCGCTTGAAGAAAGGGCGCCGAGAAAGTACCAACGTTTTAATACCGGTAATCCGGAGGTTGATAATTATTACGCTGCGCTGGCAGCCGTTGATGACGGAGTGGGAAAGATTGTGGCAAAACTGAAGGAACTGAAAATTGATGATAATACCATGATTCTTTTCGTGAGTGATAATGGAGCTGTTGTCGATTCGCCATTGCCTTTAAATGGTGCTTTTAAAGGAAACAAAGGGTTAATGTTTCAGGGAGGAATACATGTGCCAATGTTTGTTTGGTACCCGGGAAAGCATAAAACCGGATTGGTTGTTAGGGAGAATGTATCGGCCATGGATTTGCTGCCTACCGCTTTGGCTGAAGCCGGGATTGAATTCCCTGAAAATTTGGATGGTATTAACTTGTCAGCAATTATAAGTGGCGAAAAACATGCTGATAATAGCAGACAACTATTTTGGGCCGGCACTCAGGCTTATCATTGGAGTGATATGAATTTGAATTTTTGGAATGAATATACCGATTATGTAATGGGCAGTAAAGTGCAGACTCAGTTTCCCAAAAGTAATTATAAAGAGAATGTTTCGGATCCGGCAGGAACTGTTCTTGAAGGAGATTATATGATGCATTATTATCCTGTGGATAATACATTTGAATTGTATAATATTCATACAGATCC
- a CDS encoding chondroitinase family polysaccharide lyase has product MRKILIFLSFLYLPYSYVLAQYIGLEGQIPDGWTANAGSDLSISNEHYKLGTQSLKWEWTQGATLTVLNPPNLKNAANTYKGGLMLWIYNEKAIDKELTFQFGKGSQVEYHFDYKINFEGWRACWIQFTEDMSGPKTSKDLEFMKVVAPNDVASGTLFFDRMIFPSTAIHDRRTPDQQLPYINPSMNENHWAALWHWFDKYSHDIPLMPTVNADEQKAFDSIKEEMRKVFQGSPPANSKIESVKTAFRAFDIKRSNGQITGRPYVSDDEYDSGLNDVKMIQVGPVLEDLAQIWHHKKDVEAKQMFYDLLDYVMDQGLNVGSGMGTNHHYGYQFREFPPAVFLMKDALKADGKLDEAVAMLSYWTGIQEYRIKPEVGTLQGLMDSWNTTIIPRLVAVMTMDDTPEKAREMKTIKRWMDISLKIVPGSMGGIKEDGSGFHHGGLYPAYSTGGYAGIGSFLRYVNGTCFALSEEARINFGKGLLAMRNYSNLQDWGFGICGRHPLAGSISSGAKNAFAYLAKSGDPYTKEELWKEMAAGYMRLEVSNTAFKQEFEAKGISAEAEPEGNFTYNYGALGIHRRDNWMVSVKGYNRHVWGSEIYTKDNRYGRYQSYGTVQVIGAGNHVNARESGFVENGWDWNRYPGATSIHLPLTLLESPLSGTLMEKSSEGFTGASNLHGENGVFGMILNEGNRSNFTADHQAYKSVFCFDNRIICLGSGISNSNSQYKTETTLFQVNLKSQSDAIYADGNNSIINFPLLQSLSSDKSHWILDPVGNAYWVKDGVNVQISRSTQDSRENKTKAATKGDFAAAWIDHGTAPDQKSYEYVILPNSDLQAIQDFSNNMNSETTAAYKVLQQDNQAHIVWDRAANTSAYVFFRAIPDLSNEFVKKISAAGLVMIKSNDEKDQLSLSVCDPDLHFPEVAYTSALPSQESIIVLTLNGIWEMDGQNAKVAVLPGNNQQTQLQFTLKDGIPQEINLRKVEALSDITAPTIYQIQVSDIDHSSATIELGSNESGTLFWFLNAASEAVPVVEDVMSGTGALMNGQTACNANELWQGSVTNLQEGETYALHAVAADAAGNVSSVYSSDSFSTLVTGLPDITVDGELVVFGRDGKIVLQSKSLPSRDSSVQIFDLMGRMLISVPYEGSRELSIDAPNQLGTYIVRLQMNGQFRSKKVLIKG; this is encoded by the coding sequence ATGCGAAAGATTTTAATATTCTTGAGTTTCTTGTATTTGCCTTACTCATATGTTTTGGCTCAATACATAGGTTTGGAAGGTCAAATTCCCGATGGATGGACAGCAAATGCGGGTTCTGATTTAAGTATTAGTAATGAGCATTATAAGTTGGGTACCCAATCACTTAAGTGGGAATGGACTCAGGGTGCAACATTAACTGTTTTAAATCCCCCTAATTTAAAAAATGCAGCGAATACATACAAAGGAGGCTTAATGCTTTGGATTTATAATGAGAAAGCCATCGATAAAGAGTTGACTTTTCAGTTTGGGAAAGGAAGTCAGGTGGAATATCATTTTGATTACAAAATTAATTTTGAGGGATGGCGTGCCTGTTGGATTCAGTTTACTGAGGATATGAGTGGACCGAAAACCAGTAAGGATTTGGAATTTATGAAAGTGGTTGCCCCTAACGATGTTGCAAGTGGCACCTTATTCTTCGATCGAATGATATTTCCTTCAACAGCAATTCATGATCGTCGAACACCAGACCAGCAACTGCCATATATTAATCCAAGCATGAATGAGAATCATTGGGCTGCACTTTGGCATTGGTTCGATAAGTATTCTCATGATATTCCATTGATGCCCACTGTCAATGCAGATGAGCAGAAGGCTTTCGATTCCATAAAGGAGGAAATGAGGAAAGTATTTCAGGGAAGTCCTCCTGCCAACAGTAAAATTGAATCGGTAAAAACTGCTTTTCGTGCTTTTGATATAAAGCGCAGTAATGGTCAGATTACCGGTCGCCCGTATGTTAGCGATGATGAATATGATTCTGGTTTGAATGATGTGAAAATGATTCAGGTGGGGCCGGTGTTGGAAGATTTGGCTCAAATTTGGCACCATAAAAAGGATGTCGAAGCAAAGCAAATGTTTTACGATTTGCTTGACTATGTAATGGATCAGGGATTGAATGTGGGCAGTGGAATGGGGACTAACCATCACTACGGATATCAATTTCGTGAATTTCCGCCTGCTGTTTTTCTGATGAAAGATGCTTTGAAAGCAGATGGAAAATTGGATGAGGCTGTGGCAATGCTTTCCTACTGGACTGGCATTCAGGAATACAGAATAAAACCGGAAGTAGGAACATTGCAGGGCTTAATGGATAGTTGGAACACGACAATAATTCCACGTTTGGTTGCAGTTATGACTATGGATGACACTCCTGAAAAGGCCCGGGAGATGAAGACAATTAAACGCTGGATGGATATCTCATTAAAAATTGTACCCGGAAGCATGGGCGGAATCAAAGAAGATGGCTCCGGTTTTCATCACGGTGGATTGTATCCGGCATACAGCACGGGTGGATATGCAGGAATCGGAAGTTTTCTGCGCTACGTAAATGGCACTTGTTTTGCACTGTCAGAAGAGGCAAGAATCAATTTTGGAAAAGGATTGCTGGCGATGAGAAATTATTCCAATCTGCAGGATTGGGGATTTGGAATTTGTGGACGACATCCGCTGGCGGGCTCCATTAGTAGTGGTGCCAAAAATGCTTTTGCATACTTGGCGAAGTCAGGAGATCCATATACAAAGGAAGAATTATGGAAAGAGATGGCTGCAGGTTATATGCGTCTGGAAGTTTCGAATACTGCCTTTAAACAGGAATTTGAAGCAAAGGGAATTTCTGCTGAAGCTGAACCTGAAGGAAATTTCACTTACAATTATGGAGCTTTGGGCATTCACCGACGCGACAATTGGATGGTAAGTGTAAAGGGATACAACAGGCACGTTTGGGGTTCCGAAATCTACACCAAAGATAATCGTTATGGCCGATACCAGAGTTACGGAACGGTTCAGGTGATAGGTGCTGGGAATCATGTAAATGCCCGGGAAAGTGGATTTGTTGAAAATGGTTGGGATTGGAATCGATATCCTGGAGCTACCAGCATTCATTTACCTCTTACTCTTTTGGAAAGTCCTTTAAGCGGAACATTAATGGAGAAATCGAGCGAAGGCTTCACAGGTGCATCAAATCTTCATGGAGAGAACGGCGTTTTTGGAATGATTTTGAATGAGGGAAACCGAAGCAATTTTACTGCAGATCATCAGGCATATAAATCGGTATTTTGTTTTGATAATCGAATCATTTGTCTGGGATCAGGTATTTCAAATTCCAATTCTCAGTACAAAACAGAAACGACTCTGTTTCAGGTTAACCTGAAAAGTCAGTCGGATGCTATTTATGCAGACGGAAATAATTCGATCATCAATTTTCCTTTGCTGCAGAGTTTAAGTTCAGATAAAAGTCATTGGATTCTTGATCCTGTTGGCAATGCTTATTGGGTAAAAGATGGAGTGAATGTACAAATTAGCCGTTCCACACAGGATTCACGCGAAAATAAGACAAAGGCAGCAACAAAAGGTGATTTTGCTGCTGCCTGGATCGATCATGGAACAGCTCCGGATCAGAAGTCTTACGAATATGTTATTTTGCCAAATTCAGATCTGCAGGCAATACAGGATTTTTCAAACAATATGAATAGTGAGACCACTGCAGCTTATAAAGTTTTGCAGCAGGATAATCAGGCACATATTGTTTGGGATCGGGCTGCAAATACTTCGGCATATGTCTTTTTTAGGGCGATTCCCGATCTAAGCAATGAGTTTGTAAAGAAAATTAGTGCTGCAGGATTGGTAATGATAAAATCAAATGATGAAAAGGATCAACTGAGTCTGAGTGTTTGTGATCCGGACCTGCATTTTCCCGAAGTTGCCTATACATCGGCTTTGCCAAGTCAGGAGTCGATAATTGTACTTACTTTAAACGGTATTTGGGAGATGGATGGTCAAAATGCAAAGGTGGCTGTTCTACCGGGCAATAATCAACAAACACAATTGCAGTTTACTTTAAAAGATGGTATCCCGCAGGAAATCAATTTAAGAAAAGTTGAAGCTTTATCTGATATTACTGCCCCAACTATTTATCAGATTCAGGTAAGTGATATAGATCATTCATCAGCAACGATAGAATTAGGCAGTAATGAATCGGGTACATTATTTTGGTTTCTGAATGCAGCAAGCGAAGCTGTTCCTGTTGTTGAGGATGTGATGAGTGGAACAGGAGCCTTGATGAATGGGCAGACTGCATGCAATGCAAATGAGTTATGGCAGGGAAGTGTAACAAACCTGCAGGAGGGTGAAACTTATGCATTGCATGCAGTCGCTGCAGATGCCGCCGGAAATGTTTCGTCAGTTTATTCCTCCGATTCTTTTAGTACATTAGTAACAGGTTTGCCCGATATTACTGTGGATGGCGAACTTGTTGTATTTGGCAGAGATGGCAAAATTGTATTGCAGTCGAAAAGCTTACCGTCACGTGATTCATCAGTTCAGATATTTGATTTAATGGGTAGAATGTTGATTTCTGTTCCTTATGAAGGTTCAAGAGAACTCAGTATTGATGCGCCCAATCAATTGGGTACGTACATTGTTCGGTTGCAAATGAATGGGCAGTTTAGATCAAAAAAGGTGCTGATAAAAGGATAA
- a CDS encoding polysaccharide lyase family 8 super-sandwich domain-containing protein: MNKIGPLSIFLFWCILQPLAGFSQSSEFEALSKIRKSLTGNNLSSQWEKINTEKALSLLEEDGRFSDAEPDKKQLTGRIMQWAIDYHRNSYENKDELRIAIYKSLQYWLDHRPKYSFPSIPFETLRAMAAIELVIYDDMMQDRQISIAKEKQIDHLIQSITEFSHWCWYNGKNQDVFDKADGHNRGGNVGYRLWGMTAIASCSRDEKEMDWVHQIVKEQFPRVLNTPTDFPTGFTPDGSWIQHNAGGVQNYWIGYGVHWITHILNYSKATNGTRWAVTNKEWNIIADYYLDGIQWYYFKNHGALNLAGRHNALKEPPLDNGKIRKDVLKLLELGNFTPRKEHELRLLSNRFQNKNFAHIDSTKYFWNTDLLIHSTAHSYFAIKMLSNRTTGCETSESERAHGKNNFLSGDGSTIIYSSGKEYDKARIGWNWRAWPGITALQKKGKLPLSPWGNESKSNNEFAGGLATAHQGIAAFQYNRKNEYVNLRANKAYFTYENKMLALGNAIRKNEADQFDVWTTINQTERKSDINFCINGKKGKIKAGQYKNLNIEKIKQISWIHHDNTAYIILPGKKAAGLTLFAEERTGNWADLDGRYQNKEENASIFQVSLSHGAKPNGADYSYIVIPNTKLETIKNIVKNELPDLIQNDEMAQAIKYGEDSYMIVLYQAGKIQLHDNLNLESDVPAILHLKKEMNQWLIRICDPLHKQEKAEIKIDENKKTKAFTIQFPKGTDTGKSIKTKLNF; this comes from the coding sequence ATGAATAAAATCGGTCCCCTTAGTATTTTCCTATTTTGGTGTATTCTCCAGCCTTTAGCAGGTTTTTCGCAATCTTCCGAGTTCGAAGCTTTATCTAAAATCAGAAAGAGTCTTACCGGTAACAATCTTTCTTCCCAATGGGAAAAAATAAATACAGAAAAAGCACTTTCCCTGCTTGAAGAGGACGGACGTTTTTCCGATGCTGAACCAGATAAAAAGCAGTTAACGGGTCGTATCATGCAGTGGGCAATTGATTACCATCGCAATTCATACGAAAACAAGGATGAATTGAGAATCGCTATCTACAAATCCCTGCAATACTGGCTGGATCATCGCCCAAAATACAGTTTCCCGTCAATTCCTTTCGAAACACTTAGAGCTATGGCTGCCATAGAACTGGTTATTTATGATGATATGATGCAGGACCGGCAGATTTCCATTGCCAAAGAAAAACAAATCGACCATCTCATTCAAAGCATTACTGAATTTAGTCATTGGTGCTGGTACAATGGGAAAAATCAGGATGTTTTCGATAAAGCGGACGGACACAACAGAGGAGGAAATGTTGGTTATCGTTTGTGGGGCATGACAGCCATCGCCTCCTGCTCCAGAGACGAAAAAGAAATGGATTGGGTACATCAAATTGTGAAGGAGCAATTTCCCCGGGTACTTAATACTCCAACTGATTTTCCTACCGGTTTTACCCCGGATGGTTCATGGATACAACACAATGCCGGAGGAGTCCAAAATTATTGGATTGGTTATGGTGTTCACTGGATTACCCATATCCTCAACTATTCAAAAGCAACAAACGGCACCCGGTGGGCGGTAACCAATAAGGAATGGAACATTATTGCCGATTACTATCTGGATGGTATTCAGTGGTATTATTTTAAGAATCACGGGGCATTGAATCTTGCCGGGCGGCACAATGCTTTAAAAGAACCTCCTTTAGACAATGGTAAAATCAGAAAGGATGTTTTAAAACTATTGGAATTAGGAAATTTTACTCCCCGTAAAGAGCACGAACTCCGCCTTTTATCCAATCGGTTTCAAAACAAAAACTTTGCACACATCGATTCAACAAAATACTTCTGGAATACCGACCTGTTGATTCACAGCACAGCTCATTCATACTTCGCCATCAAAATGCTTTCGAACCGAACTACAGGCTGCGAAACGTCTGAGAGTGAAAGAGCACATGGTAAAAACAATTTTTTAAGCGGCGATGGGTCTACCATTATTTATAGTTCAGGGAAAGAGTATGATAAAGCCCGAATTGGATGGAACTGGAGAGCTTGGCCGGGCATTACAGCACTTCAAAAAAAAGGGAAACTTCCACTTAGTCCCTGGGGAAATGAAAGTAAAAGCAATAATGAATTTGCCGGAGGATTGGCAACAGCTCATCAAGGCATTGCGGCATTTCAATACAATCGTAAAAATGAATATGTGAACCTTAGGGCTAACAAAGCCTATTTCACTTACGAAAATAAAATGCTCGCTCTGGGAAATGCAATCCGAAAAAATGAAGCAGATCAGTTTGATGTTTGGACCACAATCAATCAAACCGAAAGGAAATCGGACATTAATTTCTGCATAAACGGAAAAAAAGGGAAAATAAAAGCCGGACAATATAAGAATCTGAATATTGAAAAAATAAAACAAATCTCCTGGATTCATCACGACAACACGGCCTATATTATTCTTCCCGGCAAAAAAGCGGCAGGCCTTACACTTTTCGCCGAAGAACGAACCGGCAATTGGGCCGATTTGGATGGACGCTATCAAAATAAGGAAGAAAACGCTTCCATCTTTCAAGTATCCCTTTCGCATGGAGCAAAACCAAATGGTGCCGATTATTCCTATATCGTAATCCCAAACACAAAGCTTGAAACAATTAAAAATATAGTTAAAAACGAACTTCCTGATCTTATTCAGAATGATGAAATGGCACAGGCCATCAAATATGGCGAAGACTCCTACATGATTGTTTTGTACCAGGCGGGGAAAATTCAGCTACATGATAATTTGAATTTGGAATCTGATGTTCCGGCTATACTGCACCTAAAAAAAGAAATGAATCAATGGCTGATTCGCATCTGTGATCCTTTACACAAGCAGGAAAAGGCTGAAATAAAGATTGACGAAAATAAAAAAACAAAAGCTTTTACGATTCAATTCCCAAAAGGAACTGATACCGGAAAATCAATAAAAACAAAATTAAATTTTTAA
- a CDS encoding glycoside hydrolase family 88 protein, giving the protein MNQILKLVLVSTCMLSIFSCSNPKTSSKDIIAESIEFASQQIGSEIEIMNAKGELLNPRTIEKDGSTRYNTPEMWTSGFFPGSLWYLYELTGDNKWKTEAEKLTETLDTIQYLTWHHDVGFMVNCSYGNGYRLTENDAYKKVIIQTAKSLSTRFRPNIGAIQSWNSNKGWQAERGWQCPVIIDNMMNLELLFEASKLSGDESFKNIAVKHAETTLENHFRPDHSCYHVIDYDTITGQVRSKQTAQGYSDESAWARGQAWAIYGYTLCFRETHDPKFLTKAENIAAYLFSHPRMPEDLVPYWDFDCKDIPNTYRDASAAAVIASALYEMSTFCPQKAESYKTLADKIINSLASDAYRAKLGENNNFLLMHSVGSIPHNSEIDVPLNYTDYYFLEALVRKRDLEQ; this is encoded by the coding sequence ATGAATCAAATCTTAAAATTAGTGCTTGTTTCAACGTGTATGCTCAGCATATTTTCGTGCAGCAATCCCAAAACAAGTTCGAAAGATATTATAGCTGAGAGTATCGAATTTGCCAGCCAACAAATTGGTAGTGAAATAGAAATAATGAATGCCAAAGGGGAACTTCTAAATCCTAGGACAATAGAAAAAGATGGCAGCACGAGATACAATACTCCAGAAATGTGGACCAGTGGTTTTTTTCCGGGCTCATTGTGGTATTTGTATGAATTAACAGGCGATAACAAATGGAAAACGGAGGCTGAAAAACTTACCGAAACATTGGATACCATACAATATTTAACCTGGCATCACGATGTTGGATTTATGGTTAACTGCAGTTATGGCAATGGATACCGCCTGACTGAAAATGATGCCTACAAAAAAGTGATCATTCAAACAGCCAAATCATTAAGTACCCGCTTTCGCCCAAATATCGGAGCCATTCAATCGTGGAATTCAAACAAAGGATGGCAAGCCGAACGGGGATGGCAGTGTCCGGTAATTATTGATAACATGATGAATCTGGAATTGTTGTTTGAAGCCAGTAAATTGAGCGGAGACGAAAGCTTCAAAAATATTGCTGTCAAACATGCAGAAACCACACTGGAGAATCATTTCCGACCTGATCACAGTTGCTATCATGTTATCGACTATGATACAATTACAGGACAAGTTCGAAGCAAACAAACGGCACAAGGCTATTCGGATGAATCTGCCTGGGCCAGAGGTCAGGCGTGGGCCATTTATGGTTACACCCTTTGTTTCAGAGAAACTCACGATCCAAAATTCCTTACCAAAGCCGAAAACATTGCAGCTTATTTATTCAGTCATCCACGAATGCCCGAAGATTTGGTTCCCTACTGGGATTTTGATTGCAAAGATATTCCAAATACCTATCGGGATGCATCTGCAGCTGCAGTAATAGCTTCTGCTCTATACGAGATGAGCACTTTCTGCCCGCAAAAAGCAGAATCTTACAAAACTTTGGCCGACAAAATCATAAACAGCCTTGCTTCAGATGCTTATCGCGCTAAATTGGGAGAAAATAACAATTTCCTTTTGATGCATAGCGTGGGTAGTATTCCGCATAACTCAGAAATTGATGTCCCTTTAAACTATACAGACTACTATTTTTTAGAAGCGCTTGTGCGTAAAAGAGATCTGGAACAATAA